A DNA window from Nitrospirota bacterium contains the following coding sequences:
- a CDS encoding J domain-containing protein — MESITKYLHLLGLTEDASPQEAKEAYRDLVKVWHPDRFGSDLKLQKKADIKLQEINVAYEKVQVYFANHSKFTSANKSYNNGAAASKQNSSEYDSSTGYASEEENHYYSNFQSKNISEKDYARWKEDVSLDIKIGSFMPRRLIITPENISLDEQIIRVNEIIALRWSSLHAPTNGMTLSYVSAFVKDNHQTMKIDCVTFWDSLRNIDKRYELVTSKLWKIVGVRLVEDTLRRLSSDEKIEYGNLLVDSHGILFQNKKVYSEWKDLSIATPPHRLTFIVTAKNAKDVSEALYYGEVDNVVILDPIMRFLWKDGNYKKLERHEFK, encoded by the coding sequence ATGGAAAGCATAACAAAATATCTTCATCTTCTGGGACTAACAGAAGATGCATCACCGCAAGAAGCCAAAGAAGCATATAGAGATTTAGTTAAAGTCTGGCATCCCGATAGATTTGGGAGTGATCTTAAGCTTCAAAAAAAGGCAGATATTAAATTGCAGGAAATAAATGTAGCCTATGAGAAGGTGCAGGTTTATTTTGCCAATCATAGTAAATTTACCTCTGCTAATAAATCATATAATAACGGTGCAGCGGCATCAAAACAAAACTCAAGCGAATATGATTCGTCGACAGGGTATGCATCAGAAGAAGAAAATCATTATTACAGTAATTTCCAAAGTAAGAATATAAGTGAAAAAGATTATGCAAGATGGAAAGAGGATGTATCTCTTGATATAAAAATCGGCTCTTTCATGCCTCGCAGGTTAATTATAACTCCTGAAAATATTAGTTTAGATGAGCAAATCATAAGGGTGAATGAAATTATAGCGTTAAGATGGAGCTCTTTACACGCACCAACTAATGGGATGACACTATCTTATGTTAGTGCATTTGTTAAGGATAACCATCAAACGATGAAGATCGATTGCGTTACGTTTTGGGATAGTTTAAGAAACATTGATAAACGTTATGAATTGGTAACCAGTAAACTGTGGAAAATAGTTGGTGTTAGATTAGTTGAAGATACGTTACGACGCTTGTCCTCTGACGAAAAGATAGAATATGGGAACCTATTAGTTGATAGCCATGGTATATTGTTCCAAAATAAAAAAGTGTACTCAGAATGGAAAGACTTGAGCATTGCTACTCCCCCCCATAGACTCACTTTTATTGTTACAGCTAAAAACGCAAAAGATGTTTCAGAAGCACTCTACTATGGCGAGGTGGATAACGTTGTTATTCTCGATCCAATAATGCGGTTCTTGTGGAAAGATGGTAATTATAAGAAACTGGAAAGACACGAA